Proteins from one Mesoplodon densirostris isolate mMesDen1 chromosome 1, mMesDen1 primary haplotype, whole genome shotgun sequence genomic window:
- the NUDT13 gene encoding NAD(P)H pyrophosphatase NUDT13, mitochondrial isoform X1 has protein sequence MSLYCGITRRRKSFWCCRLLSTYVTKTRYLFELKEDDDACKKAQQTGAFYLFHNLAPLLQKSERQYLAPQHSLLELERLLGKFGQDMQTIEDSVLIGCSEQQEAWFALDLGLNSSSSINASLQKPEMETELKGSFIGLRKALFQLNVKDASLLSTAQALLRWHDAHQFCSRSGQPTKKNVAGSKRVCPSNKIIYYPQMTPVVITLVSDGTQCLLARQSSFPKGMYSALAGFCDIGESLEEAVRREVAEEVGLEVERLQYSASQHWPFPNGALMIACHATVRPGQTEIQVNLRELEAAAWFSRDEVATALRKDNPYYQQQNGAFPFWLPPKSAIAHQLIKEWVEKPTCSILPA, from the exons ATGTCCCTGTATTGTGGAATTACTCGCAGGAGAAAATCTTTTTGGTGCTGTAGGCTGCTGTCAACCTATGTCACTAAGACACG GTATTTATTTGAGCTGAAGGAAGATGATGATGCATGTAAAAAAGCCCAGCAGACAGGAGCATTTTACCTCTTTCATAACCTGGCTCCTTTGCTTCAGAAATCAGAACGTCAATACCTGGCCCCCCAGCATAGCCTATTAG AGTTGGAAAGGCTCCTGGGTAAGTTCGGGCAGGACATGCAAACAATAGAAGATTCCGTGCTAATTGGATGCTCCGAACAGCAAGAAGCATGGTTTGCTCTGGATCTAGGTCTAAATAGCTCCTCTTCCATAAATG ctTCCTTACAGAAACCTGAAATGGAGACAGAGCTCAAGGGGTCTTTCATTGGGCTGAGGAAGGCTCTCTTTCAGCTGAATGTGAAGGATGCCTCCTTGCTATCCACG GCTCAGGCTCTTCTCCGTTGGCATGATGCTCATCAGTTTTGCAGCAGAAGTGGACAGCCCACCAAGAAGAATGTGGCTGGTAGCAAGCGTGTGTGCCCTTCCAATAAGATCATCTACTATCCACAG ATGACTCCTGTGGTGATCACTCTGGTGTCAGATGGGACTCAATGCCTGCTTGCCCGCCAGAGTTCCTTTCCCAAGGGAATGTATTCTGCCTTGGCAGGTTTTTGTGATATAG GTGAAAGTCTGGAAGAGGCTGTCCGGCGGGAAGTTGCAGAAGAGGTGGGATTGGAGGTGGAAAGACTGCAATACTCTGCATCTCAGCACTGGCCCTTTCCTAATGGCGCACTCATGATTGCTTGTCATGCAACTGTGAGACCAGGGCAGACAGAA ATCCAGGTGAACTTGAGAGAACTAGAAGCAGCTGCCTGGTTCAGTCGTGATGAGGTGGCCACAGCCCTGAGGAAAGACAACCCATATTATCAGCAACAGAATGGGGCTTTCCCATTCTGGTTGCCCCCCAAGTCAGCCATTGCCCACCAACTGATAAAGGAGTGGGTGGAAAAACCGACCTGTTCTATCCTGCCTGCTTAG
- the NUDT13 gene encoding NAD(P)H pyrophosphatase NUDT13, mitochondrial isoform X3, translating to MTPVVITLVSDGTQCLLARQSSFPKGMYSALAGFCDIGESLEEAVRREVAEEVGLEVERLQYSASQHWPFPNGALMIACHATVRPGQTEIQVNLRELEAAAWFSRDEVATALRKDNPYYQQQNGAFPFWLPPKSAIAHQLIKEWVEKPTCSILPA from the exons ATGACTCCTGTGGTGATCACTCTGGTGTCAGATGGGACTCAATGCCTGCTTGCCCGCCAGAGTTCCTTTCCCAAGGGAATGTATTCTGCCTTGGCAGGTTTTTGTGATATAG GTGAAAGTCTGGAAGAGGCTGTCCGGCGGGAAGTTGCAGAAGAGGTGGGATTGGAGGTGGAAAGACTGCAATACTCTGCATCTCAGCACTGGCCCTTTCCTAATGGCGCACTCATGATTGCTTGTCATGCAACTGTGAGACCAGGGCAGACAGAA ATCCAGGTGAACTTGAGAGAACTAGAAGCAGCTGCCTGGTTCAGTCGTGATGAGGTGGCCACAGCCCTGAGGAAAGACAACCCATATTATCAGCAACAGAATGGGGCTTTCCCATTCTGGTTGCCCCCCAAGTCAGCCATTGCCCACCAACTGATAAAGGAGTGGGTGGAAAAACCGACCTGTTCTATCCTGCCTGCTTAG
- the NUDT13 gene encoding NAD(P)H pyrophosphatase NUDT13, mitochondrial isoform X2 — MSLYCGITRRRKSFWCCRLLSTYVTKTRYLFELKEDDDACKKAQQTGAFYLFHNLAPLLQKSERQYLAPQHSLLELERLLGKFGQDMQTIEDSVLIGCSEQQEAWFALDLGLNSSSSINASLQKPEMETELKGSFIGLRKALFQLNVKDASLLSTAQALLRWHDAHQFCSRSGQPTKKNVAGSKRVCPSNKIIYYPQVKVWKRLSGGKLQKRWDWRWKDCNTLHLSTGPFLMAHS, encoded by the exons ATGTCCCTGTATTGTGGAATTACTCGCAGGAGAAAATCTTTTTGGTGCTGTAGGCTGCTGTCAACCTATGTCACTAAGACACG GTATTTATTTGAGCTGAAGGAAGATGATGATGCATGTAAAAAAGCCCAGCAGACAGGAGCATTTTACCTCTTTCATAACCTGGCTCCTTTGCTTCAGAAATCAGAACGTCAATACCTGGCCCCCCAGCATAGCCTATTAG AGTTGGAAAGGCTCCTGGGTAAGTTCGGGCAGGACATGCAAACAATAGAAGATTCCGTGCTAATTGGATGCTCCGAACAGCAAGAAGCATGGTTTGCTCTGGATCTAGGTCTAAATAGCTCCTCTTCCATAAATG ctTCCTTACAGAAACCTGAAATGGAGACAGAGCTCAAGGGGTCTTTCATTGGGCTGAGGAAGGCTCTCTTTCAGCTGAATGTGAAGGATGCCTCCTTGCTATCCACG GCTCAGGCTCTTCTCCGTTGGCATGATGCTCATCAGTTTTGCAGCAGAAGTGGACAGCCCACCAAGAAGAATGTGGCTGGTAGCAAGCGTGTGTGCCCTTCCAATAAGATCATCTACTATCCACAG GTGAAAGTCTGGAAGAGGCTGTCCGGCGGGAAGTTGCAGAAGAGGTGGGATTGGAGGTGGAAAGACTGCAATACTCTGCATCTCAGCACTGGCCCTTTCCTAATGGCGCACTCATGA